DNA sequence from the Streptomyces sp. HUAS 15-9 genome:
GTCGGCATGGGCGGCGGGGTACAGCGGCACATCGGGGCGGCGGAGCGAAGAGCCCGGCTCGCCCTGCGCCACCGGCTGGCTGGTACGGCACGGGCGGCAGCCCCCGAGGAGGTCGCCGCCTCGCTCGTGGCGCTGCACGGCTCCGACCCGGCGACGGTGTATCTGGCGGTGGGCGCGCGGCTTGCCGACCCGGTGAAGACGCTGCCCGAGACGGAGCGGGCGCTGTACGAGGACCGCACGCTGGTGCGGATGCACGGCATGCGGCACACGGTGTTCGTGTTCCCCACGGACCTCACGGCGGTGGTCCACGCGTCGACGGGCCTGACCGTGGCCGCCCGCGAACGTGCCTCACTGCTCAAGGACATGGCGAAGGCCGGCGCGCCGGACGCGGCCTGGCTGGCGGAGGTCGAGGAGTCGACGCTGGCCGCGCTGGCCCGGCGTGGTCAGGCGACGGCGACGGAACTGGCGGCCGACGAACCACGCCTGCGCGAGCAGTTCGTGTACGCGGCGGGGAAGAGCTACGAGGGCGTCCACACGGTCTCCACCCGGCTCCTGCGCGTGCTGGGCGTGGAGGGCAAGGTGGTCCGGGGCCGCCCGCTCGGCTCGTGGACCTCCAGCCAGTTCCGCTGGGCGGTGGCCCCCGCACACCCCGAACTGGACGTCGCCGAGGCCCAGGCCGGGCTGCTGCGCCGCTGGCTGGGCGCATGCGGTCCGGCGACGGAGGCCGACCTGAAGTGGTGGACGGGGTGGCGGGTGACCGAGGTCCGCCGGGCGCTGTCCGCGATCGGGGCGGAGGCGGTCTCGCTGGACGAGGGCGACACCGGGTACGTCACGGAGGGCGACGCGGGACCGGTGGCGGAACCCGCCGAACCCTGGGCGGCGCTGCTCCCGGCGCTCGACCCGACGGCGATGGGCTGGCAGCGGCGGGACTGGTACCTCGCACCGGAGCTGCGTGCGAGTCTCTTCGACTACAGCGGGAACGTGGGGCCGACCGTGTGGTGGAACGGACGGGTGGTCGGGGGGTGGGCCCAGCGGGCCGACGGCGAGATCGTCTGGCGGATCCTGGCCGCCGAGGGCGTGGGCAGGGAGGGGGAGACGGCGATCGCGGCGCAGGCGGAACACCTGCGCACCGTGCTGAACGGCTCCCGGGTGACCCCACGCTTCCGGACACCACTGGAGCGGGAGCTGTCGGCCTAGTCGGCCCAGGTGGCCCAAGGGGACGGCCCCGTCGGCGCCGGGCGCCCAAAGCAAAGGGCACCCGGCGCCACGGTCACCGCGAGTACCGCATGAACGCCCGCACCATGTGGCACGTCGTGTCCGACGGCGGGTGAATGCCGATCAGTTCCGCCGTGCTGCGGATCGTCTCGTTGCGGGCCTGGTTGGGGACGTAGACGCCCGAGTCGAGCAGGGCTATGGCGAGGCGCATCGCCTTGAGGCGGCGGTTGTGCGTGACGTACCACTCGCGCGGACGGCCCGCCGGCAGCGGGCTCTTCTGCGCCGGCGCGTAGGGCGAGTCGAGCAGGACGGAACGCTTCGCGGTGGACTGGGTGGGCAGCGGCTTCGACTTCAGTGCGGCAGCGGGCACAGGCATCCTCCGGTCGCGGTCAGGGTGCCGTCCGGAGAACCCGGCGACATCCTCGAACACTGCATCCAGTCTACCGGCCCCCACTGACAATCGGCGAGGTCGCAGCAACGCCCAAATGCCCTGGTGAGACAGGTGGCTTCGGGTGCTGCACAGGGTACGGAAGAGACATCCACGGGACGCCGAGAAAATCGAACAGCGACCTTGCTCCGCCGCGGGTTCGCGTACCGTGGACCGCATGGAAATCTGGATCAATCCCGCCTGCTCCAAGTGCCGCAGCGCCATCAGCCTGCTCGACGCCGAGGGGGCCGAGTACACCGTCCGCCGCTATCTGGAGGACGTGCCGAGCGAGGACGAGATCAGGGGCGTACTCGACCGCCTCGGCCTCGAACCGTGGGACATCACCCGTACCCAGGAGGAGGCCGGCAAGGAACTGGGCCTGAAGGACTGGCCGCGGGACGAGGCGTCGCGCGATCGCTGGATCAAGGCACTTGCCGAGCACCCGAAGCTCATCCAGCGGCCGATCATCACGGCGGACGACGGCACGGCGGTCGTCGGACGCACGGACGAGGCCGTACAGGACGCCCTCTCCCGGACCAAGAGCTGAGCGGATCTCAACTCCGGTGTGACACAGGTTACTTCAGGGTTTCCCCGTGACCGTTGAGTAACCTCGTTCGGGATCTCGTACATAGCGGCGTACGCACCCCTACCTCTTCAGGAGGCGCGCATGTCGCGCAGGCGAACTCTCAGCACGAAGAAGAAGGTCGCGCTGCTGGTCAGCGCCGCGGCGGTGGCGGGCGGCGGGGCCTTCGCCATGGCGGCCACGTCGAACGCGGCACAGAGCCCGCAGAACGCCAAACCCCTGGCCGCCGCCGACTCGAACGTATGCCAGGGGCTGGCCACGGCCCACGGCAACAACGACAAGTTCATCGCGGACCAGAAGGCGAACCCGGATGCGCAGTCAGCGGCCCGGATCGCCAACCGCGAGGCGGTCATCAAGCAGATCGAGGTCCAGCAGAAGGCTGCCGGATGCACCGTTGGGGAGTCGGCTCAGGGCTCTCAGGCGGCGGGCGGTCAGCAGGCTGGACAGCAGGCCGGTCAGCAGAACGGACAGCAGTCGGCGCCGCCCGCGGGGAACGCCGGGAACGCTGGCAACGCCGGGAACGCCGGGAACGCGGGAAACAACGCCGGTGGCGCTGCCGCGGGCTCCGGCCAGCAGGTCTGCAACGGCTCCACCGTGACGCTCTCCGGCGAGGGTGGTGCCCCGGCGGCCTCCAGCAACCAGTTCCCGGCGGGGACCACCCTGAAGGTCACCAACCTGGACAACAACAAGTCCACGACGGTGAAGGTCACCTCCGTGTCCGGTAGCTGTGTCCTGCTGAACAACGCTGCCTTCGAGCAGGTCCGCGAGCCCGGCAAGTTCCTCATCCGCCGCGCGGTCATCGAGAAGGTGGGGTGACGCCCGGACGTCCAGGAACGCGGTGAGGCGAGGCCGGTCCGGCGCGCGCGACTCGGCCTCCCCACCGTGCGGGTCACCACCGTGCGGGGTCACAGGTCCTGCCGCTCCGGGCCAGGAGCGGCAGGACCGGCACGTTCGGGGCCCGCGGCGCGTCCCGCGCCGGGCGCGGACCGGTCACCGGCTTTGACGGAGGGGAAGCCGGCGACCGTCCGGTCGCGCGGCCGCTTACCCCGGCCACCCACGACCTCTCAACGTGAGACGCGACACAGAAACACCAGGTAACACGGGGTTCACATTCGAGCAATGATCGGGAAATCGCCTGTTGACAGGCTCCGGGCATCGACAGCGGCGCCCCAGTGCCGCAGCGCCGCAGCACCCGCAAGTGCGCCTGACCCACCCCCGAAGGATGTGGCCCCGTGACCTTCAAGGCTGAGTACATCTGGATCGACGGCACCGAGCCGACGGCCAAGCTGCGTTCGAAGACCAAGATCCTCGCGGACGACGCCAAGGGTGCCGAGCTTCCGATCTGGGGCTTCGACGGGTCCTCCACCAACCAGGCCAAGGGCCACTCCTCGGACCGGGTGCTGAAGCCGGTCTTCTCCTGCCCGGACCCGATCCGCGGCGGCGACGACATCCTCGTCCTGTGCGAGGTCCTGAACATCGACTTCACCCCGCACTCCTCCAACACCCGTGCCGCGCTGGCCGAGGTGGCGGAGCGCTTCGCCGCGCAGGAGCCGATCTTCGGCATCGAGCAGGAGTACACGTTCTTCGACGGCGCCCGCCCGCTGGGCTTCCCCGAGGGCGGCTTCCCGGCCCCCCAGGGCGGCTACTACTGCGGTGTCGGCGCCGACGAGATCTTCGGCCGTGACATCGTCGAGGCCCACCTGGACAACTGCCTGAAGGCGGGCCTGGGCATCTCCGGCATCAACGCCGAGGTCATGCCCGGCCAGTGGGAGTTCCAGGTCGGCCCGCTCGCCCCGCTGGTGGTCGCCGACCAACTGTGGGTGGCCCGCTGGCTGCTCTACCGCACCGCCGAGGACTTCGGCATCTCCGCCACCCTCGACCCCAAGCCGGTCAAGGGCGACTGGAACGGCGCCGGCGCGCACACCAACTTCTCCACCAAGGCGATGCGCGAGGGCTACGACGCGATCATCACCGCGTGCGAGTCGCTCGGCGAGGGCTCCAAGCCGCTCGACCACGTCAAGAACTACGGCGCCGGCATCGACGACCGGCTGACCGGTCTGCACGAGACCGCCCCGTGGAACGAGTACTCCTACGGCGTCTCCGACCGCGGTGCCTCGGTCCGTATCCCGTGGCAGGTCGAGAAGGACGGCAAGGGCTACATCGAGGACCGCCGCCCGAACGCCAACGTCGACCCGTACGTGGTGACCCGGCTGCTCGTCGACACCTGCTGCTCCGCGCTGGAGAAGGCCGGCCAGGTCTGATCCCACGCACTCGCTCCGAGGGGGCGCCCACCGTTCGCGGTGGGCGCCCCCTCGCGTTGTCGGTGGGGCATGTCATGGTGGGGCACGGACACCGACGAGGTTCTGGCCGTCAAGGTCGAGACGGAGAACCGGCAGAGGCACGCACGGACTGTCGTGGGCGTGCGTCTGCTTCAATGGGCGCATGGCCGACTTCCAGAAGTGCAGCGCGACGGGTCGTCATGACCTCGAGCCCTTCTGGCCCTCCCGTCAGCACCACGACTTCGACCGGGTGTGTTGCCGCGCGATGAACGCGCCGGCCCTCTGAAGCCGTACACCCCGGTCTTCGGCCGGCGCGGAACGACGTACGTCCCTCGGCGCGCCCGACCACGAATCGCGGCCGCCGTCCTCCCGACGGACTCCTCGCGCGAAAGAGCTGACCTCTCATGGCGACCACTCGTTCTCTCTCCTCCGCCTCCACCCTGGCCTCCCCCGCCCGTCACCGCCTGCGTGCCGTGGACCGGGACGAGGCGGCCCGGATCGTGGACCTCCTGCCGCCGGGCACCACCTGGCTGCCCGCGCCGCAGCACACCCTGCCCGCTCTGCCCGGTCGGCCGGCGATGGTCGGCTATCTGGTGCTGGTCCCGGCGGACGAGCAGCCGCCGGTCGCGGTGCCGGACCGGCCCGACACGGCGTCCGACGGCGACGAGCCGCTCGTGCGCATCGACACCGTGCAGCGCACCGCCCAGGTCGACGGGCGCGAGCTCGACCTCACCTACCTGGAGTTCGAACTGCTCGCGCATCTGGTGGCACACCCCCACCGGGTGCACACGCGCGACCAGCTGGTCAGCACCGTGTGGGGCTACGGCCACATCGGCGACGGCCGCACGGTCGACGTGCACATCGCCAGGCTGCGCCGCAAGCTCGGCGCCGAGCACCGCAAGGCGATCCAGACGGTCCGCCGCGTCGGCTACAAGTACACACCGCCGACCGGGCGCTGACTTCCTCCGCGCTGGCCCCCCTCTGCCCTGACCTCCTCTGCTCTCGGCAGAGTACGGTTCCGTCCCGCGGCCCCGCCGGGCACGATCTCGGGCATGAGACTTCTGGTGCTGGGTGGTACGGAGTTCGTGGGGCGGGCCGTCGTCGAGTCGGCCCTCGGGCGCGGCTGGGAGGTGACCGTCTTCCACCGGGGACGGCACGCTCCTTCGCCGGGGGCGCGGTCGCTGCACGGCGACCGCACCGCCCCCGACGGACTGGCGGCCCTCGCCGGGAGCGAGGAGTGGGACGCCGTCGTCGACACCTGGTCGGCCGCGCCCCGAGCCGTGCGGGAGACGGCGCGGCTGCTGCGGGGCCGCGCCGGGCGGTATGTGTATGTGTCGAGCTGCTCGGTGTACGCGTGGGCCCCGGCCGCCGGGTACACCGAGGACGCGTCGCTGGTCGAGGGCGCCGCGGCCGACGCGGAGCAGACCGAGTACCCGCGGGACAAGCGGGGCGGCGAACTGGCCGCCGTCGAGGCCTTCGGCGCGGACCGCTCGCTGCTGGTGCGGGCCGGGCTGATCCTCGGCCCGTACGAGAACGTGGGCCGACTGCCCTGGTGGCTGACCCGGATCGCCCGCGGCGGCCCCGTCCTGGCGCCCGGACCGCGGGACCTGCGCCTGCAGTACGTCGACGTCCGCGACCTCGCCCAGTGGGTTCTCGGGGCGGTGGAACAGGGATTGAGCGGGCCGTACAACCTGGTGAGCCCGCAGGGTCACGCCACCATGGGCGAACTTCTCGACGCCTGCGTCCAGGTCACCGGCTCGGACGCCGAACCGGTGTGGACCGCCCCGGACGTCGTCCTCGGCGCGGGCATCGAGCCGTGGACGCAGCTGCCGGTGTGGGTGCCGCAGGGCAGCGACATGTACGACGCCCTGCACTCCGCGGACGTCTCGCGAGCCGGGGCGGCGGGGCTGGAGTGCCGCCCGGTCACCGAGACCGTCGCCGACACCTGGGCATGGCTGCGGGACATCGGCGGCGTCGCACCCCAGCGGCCGGACCGGACGAGCAAGGGGCTGGATCCGGAGGTGGAGGCGAAGGTTCTCGCGGCCGTCCGTGGTGTATCCGGCACCACCTCCTGACCGGGCTCCGGGCCCAGTGACCCGCGCCCGGGGGTCGGCGAGACTTGCGCCATGAACACCGACACGAAGAGCGGCGGCGCCGGCGGGCGCACCCGGGAAGTGGTGCTGGCCGCCGTACGGGGATTCGTGCTGGCCCTGGTGATGCTGCCCGTCGCCGTGCTCGTCTTCACGCTGGCCGTCGTCTCCATCGCGACGATCCCGATCGGCATCGGCATCGTCACGACCCCCTATGTCCTGGGCGGTGTGCGGGACTTCGCGGACGTACGGCGGCGGCTCGCGGCCGAGTGGTGCGGGGTGCGGATCCCGTCGGCGTACCGGCCGATACCCCCGGACGCCAACCTCTGGGCGCGGTGCTTCGGGATGCTCCGCGACCCGCAGGTCAGGCGGGACCTGCGGTGGCTGCTGGTGGACATGACGGCGGGCTACCTCACGGCGCTCCTCCCGGCCGTCCTGCTCCTCTACCCCTTCGAGGGGTTCGCGGTGGCGGCCGGGCTGTGGCGGGTGCTCGCGGACGGCCAGACCTACTGGTACGGCTTCGTGCCGGTCACCGACCAGCCGACCGCGCTCGGCGCGGCCGCCACCGGCGCCGTCCTCCTGGTCGCCGCCTACCGGCTCGCCCCGCGCCTGCTCGTCGCCCACTTCCGGCTCACCCGGGCCGTCCTCGGCGCCGATCAGGGCGAACTCGCCGAACGCGTACGGGTGCTGACCGAGACCCGGCGCGACGCCGTGGACACCTCGGCCGCCGAACTGCGCCGTATCGAGCGGGATCTGCACGACGGGGCACAGGCCCGGCTGGTCGCCATGGGCATGGATCTCGGCACGATCGAGATGCTCCTCGACAAGGACCCGGCCAAGGCGAAGGAGCTGCTGGCCCAGGCCCGCCGCAACTCCGTGGACGCCCTCGCCGAGCTGCGCGACCTGGTCCGCGGCATCCATCCGCCGGTCCTCGCCGAACGCGGACTGGGCGACGCCGTACGGGCGTTGGCGCTCCGGCTGCCGCTGCCCACCGAGGTGACCGTGGAGCTCGACGGTCGCGCGGACGCGCCGGTGGAGTCGGCGGCGTACTTCGCGGTCAGCGAGGTGCTCACCAATGCGGTCAAGCACTCCGGCGCCGACCGGATCTGGGTCGACATCCACCACGGCGACGGCATGCTGCGGATCACGGTCACCGACAACGGCAAGGGCGGTGCCGAGGCGGGAGCCGGTTCCGGACTCGCCGGAGTCGAGCGGCGACTGGGTACATTCGACGGCGTCCTGGCCGTCGGCAGCCCCGCGGGCGGTCCCACCATGGTGACCATGGAGATTCCGTGCGCGTTGTCCTAGCCGAAGACCTGTTCCTGCTCCGGGACGGGCTCGTCCGGCTGCTGGAGGCCTACGACTTCGAGATCGCGGCGGCCGTGGAGTCCGGCCCCGAGCTCGCCCGCGCGCTGGCCGATCTGGAGCCGGACGTGGCCGTGGTCGACGTACGGCTGCCGCCCACCCACACCGACGAGGGCCTGCAGTGCGCCCTCGAGGCGCGGCGGGACCGGCCCGGACTTCCGGTGCTGGTCCTCTCGCAGCACGTGGAGCAGCTGTACGCGCGCGAGCTGCTGGCCGACGGCAGCGGCGGGGTGGGCTATCTGCTGAAGGACCGGGTGTTCGACGCGGAGCAGTTCGTGGACGCCGTACGGCGGGTGGCGGCGGGCGGTACGGCCATGGATCCGCAGGTGATCCAGCAGTTGCTGTCCCGGCGGTCCGCCGACGACCATCCGCTCGGCCGTCTCACCCCCAGGGAGCGGGAGGTCCTGGAGCTGATGGCGCAGGGCCGGTCGAACGCGGCGATCGCGGCGCAACTGGTCGTCACGGAACGGGCGATCGCCAAACACACCTCCAACATCTTCGCCAAACTGGGACTGGAGGTGTCGGACGACGACAATCGGCGCGTCCTGGCCGTGCTGGCCTATCTGGACCGGGACCGCTGACGTTGCGCGAGTTCTCCACTACTTTCCCGTAACTCCTGCTGTTCAAGGGGCCGTTGAGGCAGGATCGACGGCCAGTCCTCTGATGAATTTGTGAGGCGGCTGAACACGCCCGGGGCACCGTCCGTATGGATGGGAGCAGCTTCACTCCTGTCGGGCGCCTCGATGCTGCCCCGTTAAGGAAGTCAGAGGAGTTCCATGGGACGCAACACACGCAAACGCCGTACGCCGCTGGCCACCAAGGCCATTGCCGCATCGGCGGCCCTAGCGCTCGGTGGGGGCGGGCTGATCTGGGCGAACTTTTACGCATCCGCGCACGAGTCGAACAACTATGCGCAGAACCAGACCAAGGCCGCGGCCGCGCAGGTCGCGACGATCTCCTGCCCGGACGTCGGCCAGAAGCTGACGAACGTACCGAACGCGGCCCGCAACGGTGTGGCCGCGGAGCTGGCGAACCTCGACAAGCAGATCACCGAGGCCTACGCCCGGCTCGCTTCCACGCGTCAGGCGCAGACGAACGACGCGAGCTTCGTGCAGAACGCGATCGTCAGCCCGCTGAAGTCGAAGCGGACCGCCACGATCGACCGGATCAGGATCGACATCCAGCGGGTGGGCGGCCAGTTCAACAACTCGCTCTCCCAGCTCGCCGCCTGTACGACGCAGACCGCCAACCAGACCAACGTCGGCGGCCAGGCCAACACGGGCCAGCAGCAGAACGGCGGGCAGGCGCAGACCGGCGGTCAGGCGAACACGGGTGGCCAGGCGAACACCGGTGGTCAGCAGCAGAACGGCGGGCAGGCGCAGGCCGGCGGCGGACAGGCCGGCAACGGCCCGGTCGCGGCCGACTTCGTGGACATCACGAAGGTCGCGGCGAACGTCCAGGGCAAGCCTCAGAACGGCGGCAACGCCTCGACCGGTACGTTCACCACCCGGTGCGGTGTCAACGCGAACAAGAACCACAACACCGACAACGTGATCGTGGCGCCCGGCGTGGCCAACGGCGCTCACCATCTGCACGACTACGTCGGCAACCAGAAGGTCAACGCGTTCTCCGACAACAACACCTTCCTGCAGGCCCCCACCAGCTGCCAGAACCAGAACGACCTGTCGTCGTACTACTGGCCCGTGGTCCGTGTCCAGGACGGCACGCAGGACTTCGACCAGAACGCGGACGGCGGCGGCAAGGAAGGCAACGTCGGCAAGATCCTGACGCCGGTCCAGGCGCAGATCAAGTACGTCGGCAACCCGTCCAGCAAGGTCGTCGCGATGCCGCAGTTCCTGCGCATCATCACCGGTGACGCCAAGACCACCACCAACGGGCTGGCCAACGCCAACGCGCACTGGAGCTGCACCGGCTTCGAGAACAAGGTCCAGCTGACGGAGCAGTACCCGATCTGCCCGCAGGGCAGCAAGGTGGTCCGTACGTTCGCCTTCCAGAGCTGCTGGGACGGCCAGAACATCGACAGCGCCAACCACCGTACGCACGTGGCCTTCGCCGACCCGGCCAGCGGCGTCTGCGGCAACGGCTTCAAGGCGATCCCGCAGCTGACGATGCGCCTCGTGTACAACATCACCCCGCCGACCGTCGAGAACGGCCAGGTGAAGAACGCCTACGCGGTCGACGGCTTCCCGGAGCAGCTCCACAAGCCGGCCACCGACCACGACGACTTCATCAGCGTCACGAAGAACAACCTGGCGAACAAGATCGCCAACTGCATCAACAACGGTCAGCGGTGCGGATGATCTCCTGAGGTGGGCCACCTCGGTGGCCCACCGAAGAAGGCCGGTGGCGGGTCCTCCCGCCGCCGGCCTTCGCCGTTGTGCGCGCCCCGCGCGCGGGCCGTCAGCCGCCGTGCGCACCGTGGGAGCTGTGGTCGGTGCCGATCTCCACCTCACCGCCGAGCGTGCCACGCAGCGCCTTGACCACCCCGTCGTCGCCGACGGCCACCCACTTGCGGCCCACGAGGTAGTAACCGCCGTAGTCCTTGGCGTCGTTGATCCACTCACGCTGGCCGCGGTCGGTGGCGAAGGTGGCGAGGACGAACTTGCCGTCGGTGTTCTTGCAGATGGCCTGGCGGATCTCGTCGGCGTCCGTCTGCATGTCCGGCTTGCACTTCACCTCGGCGGCCAGGCTCTCCAGGCTGCCGGTGGCCGTCGTCGGCACGGCGTCCGCGGCGCTCTTTCCGCCGCCTGAGCCGCACCCCGCCAGCAGCAGCGCGGCCGCGGCGCCCGTCACGGCGAGCATCGGTCGGGTCAGCCTCATCTGTTCCTCCGGTCCTGAGGGGCGTAAGCATGCCGCAGAGAGCCTTTGCGAGGGGCTCCGCCCTTCGATACGGGCGCCGGGGGCGATGCACTCAAATCGAGTGCCGCCGTGGGCACACCCGTGCAAGGGTGTGCCGGTGAACCGAGACTGGGAAGATCGCGTGACCGCCGCCTGGGCCGGCTTCGACGACTACGCGGAGGAGACCGCATCCGTCAGCAGCTCCGCTGCGGGGGCCGACTTCCGGGCCGTGATCGACGCGCTCGTCGCCGAACTGCCCGAGGACAGCCCGCTGGGCCCGTTCGAGCGAGCCTGCGCCTGGGACTCGACCGGTCACTCGGACAAGGCGGTACCGCTGTACCGCGAGGCGCTCGCCCGCGGGCTGAGCGGCTACAGGGGCCGCCGGGCGAAGATCCAGCTGTCCAGCTCGCTCAGGAACATCGGGCGGGCGGAGGAGGGCGTCAAGCTGCTCACGCCCGAACTGGGCGCCCCGTCGGATGAGTTGGACGACGCGGTACGCGCCTGTCTCGCCCTGTGCCTGTCCAGCCTCGGCCGCGACCGCGAGGGGCTGTCCCTCGTCCTCGGCGCCCTCGCGCCCCATCTGCCGCGCTACCAGCGGTCGATGGCCAACTACGCGCGGGCACTGGTCGAGCCGGACGACTGAGCCCCCTGCACGGCGGGTGACCAACCAACGGCTCACTCGTTCTGAAGGACGTGCAGTCACAGGATGTAGCCCCGCGTCACGCACCCCACTCCGCCAAAGGCCCCGGCCCGGTCGTCGACGTCGAGCAGGCCGAGGCCGCGCTCGTCGAGCACTACCCGCGCCTGGTCCGGCTCGCCTATCTGGTGCTGCCGCCGGGCCTCGGCCGAGGCCGCCGCGTCCTGACCGCGCACGCCCTCACCCAGCGCGCGCTGCCCCGTGGCCGCACCTCGGCCGCCGCGATCCCGGCCCAGTCGACGGGCTCCGACACGGACCCCGGCTACGCCTTCGTCCGCCTCCAAGTGGTGCGTTCGGCCCTGAAGGCCACCCGGACCCGGGGCCGCGGAATGTGGCAGCTGCCCCCGCTGCTCCCCCAGGTCTGGGGCCTGCGCCTGTTCCCGCGCTCGGGCGGCGCCGACGAACTCGCCCTGGACCAGCGCCTCGCGACCCTGTCCGGCCCGGCCCGTGCCGCGTATGTGCTGCGCGGTCTGGAGCGGCTCGCCGACGGCGACGTACGGCAGTTGCTGGTGGCCGCCGGGGCCGAGGACCCGGACGAGGCGCTGCTGGAGGCCGACGACGTCCCCGCGCAGCACGCGCTGCTCGCCTCCCCCGAGTTCGACCCCTGCTCGCTGCAGGCCCGGCCCACCGACCTGATGCGGCGCAGACAGCACACCAAGGCCGCGCTCGCCGCCGCGGCCGCCCTCGCGGTGTGCGGCGCCCTGGTCGTCCTGCCGGGCGGCGGCTGGGGCCCCGACGGCGCCGCCGCCCCCGCGTACGCGCAGAACCCGGCGGCCGAGGCCGCCCTCGACCCCGGCCAAGCTGACCAGGATCGCGCCCACCGCCTGGAAGACCTCGGCACGCGCCGACTTCTCCGTCTGGCCCGCGCGCGGCCCCCTCACCGGCGACACCGCCCTGCTGCGCCGCGCCCTCGCCGTCTGGGCCCGCCCCGGGGAGACGGTCCGCGTCTCGGCAACCCCCGGCACCCAGACCGGCGGCCCGGCCGGACCGCCCCAGCTGCTGTACGCGGGCGACGTCGACAACGCCCGCGTGGTGATCCTCTACGACGGCCTGCGCATCGCCCGCTACGCCGAGCCGAAGGACGGCACACAGGGCGCGGCCCTCGACCTCGCCCGCGCCGACGGCGCCACCGGCGTCGGGGCGAGCGCGCTGGTGCTGGGCCGCTCCGACGGCAACGTCCGCTATCTGACGGCTCCTTGGGTGAAGGCGGCCGCCGAGCGGGACCTGACCAAGCCCGGCGCGGGCGCGATGGACCTCGGCCTGACCGACGGTGTCACCGGCCCGCTGGCCAGCCCTGTCATGCAGCCCGGCGCGTGCATGTCGTGGAACGTGCTGCAGCTGACCGACGCCTCCGGCACCCGGCTCACCACCGACCTCGGCGAACTGGTCCCCGCCCACCTCACCACGGGCCGGCCCGGCAAGCCGCACGAGGCGAACGGGGCGGAGGCGCTGCGCACCTGGGCGCCGTTCGCCTGCTCGCTGTCCGCCGAGCGCGCGGCGGGGATCAGGAGCGTCAACGCCTGGGCGTTCGCCGACCAGACACTGCCCGAGAACAGCGGGACGGCCGGCTGGGTGTGCACCCGCGCGGAGACCTGGCGGGGCGACGGGACGGCGGCGCTGGCCCAGTTCCACACACCGGGCGGGCGCTACGGGGCGGTGGCGGCCAAGGCGACGGACGTGACGGCGTGCGGTGCGCGTGATCCGCATGTGCTGGCCGGGGTGTTGTGGAAGTCCGACGCGGGGACGTGGTACCTGCTGGCCGCAGGCGGCAAGGACACCGCGTCGATCCGCACGACCGGCGGGGTCACCGCCGCCGCCAGCGGCAGCACACTGGCCGTACCGGCGAAGCAGGGCACCCAGGCACAGCTGTCGGGCACCCTCGACGACGGGACCACGCTGCACGGACTGCGCTAGCCACCGTTTACTGACACTGGCGTCAACAAGTACCCGCACAAGGGTTTCCCCGGGACTTACTCGCCAGTACATTGACGCCATGTCTAACACGCAGGCCCGGCCGGTGGAGTCCGAGCGGATACCGCTCAAGGCCCGCAAGGTGTCCTTCTCCTGGGAGGGCACCCCGCTGCACTGGGTGCCCGGGGACCCGTTCGCCGCGCACACCATGAATGTGCTGCACCTGCTGCTGCCCGCCGGTGAGCGGTGGTTCGTGCACGTCTACAAGCAGGTGCTGCCGCTCATCCGGGACGACCGGCTCCGCGAGGACGTCATCGGGTTCATCGGCCAGGAGGCCATGCACTCCCAGGCCCACGACGAGGTGTTGCCGCACCTGAAGGAACTCGGCCTCGACCCGACGCCCTACACCGCACA
Encoded proteins:
- a CDS encoding LuxR C-terminal-related transcriptional regulator, with amino-acid sequence MRVVLAEDLFLLRDGLVRLLEAYDFEIAAAVESGPELARALADLEPDVAVVDVRLPPTHTDEGLQCALEARRDRPGLPVLVLSQHVEQLYARELLADGSGGVGYLLKDRVFDAEQFVDAVRRVAAGGTAMDPQVIQQLLSRRSADDHPLGRLTPREREVLELMAQGRSNAAIAAQLVVTERAIAKHTSNIFAKLGLEVSDDDNRRVLAVLAYLDRDR
- a CDS encoding tetratricopeptide repeat protein, which codes for MHSNRVPPWAHPCKGVPVNRDWEDRVTAAWAGFDDYAEETASVSSSAAGADFRAVIDALVAELPEDSPLGPFERACAWDSTGHSDKAVPLYREALARGLSGYRGRRAKIQLSSSLRNIGRAEEGVKLLTPELGAPSDELDDAVRACLALCLSSLGRDREGLSLVLGALAPHLPRYQRSMANYARALVEPDD
- a CDS encoding sensor histidine kinase encodes the protein MNTDTKSGGAGGRTREVVLAAVRGFVLALVMLPVAVLVFTLAVVSIATIPIGIGIVTTPYVLGGVRDFADVRRRLAAEWCGVRIPSAYRPIPPDANLWARCFGMLRDPQVRRDLRWLLVDMTAGYLTALLPAVLLLYPFEGFAVAAGLWRVLADGQTYWYGFVPVTDQPTALGAAATGAVLLVAAYRLAPRLLVAHFRLTRAVLGADQGELAERVRVLTETRRDAVDTSAAELRRIERDLHDGAQARLVAMGMDLGTIEMLLDKDPAKAKELLAQARRNSVDALAELRDLVRGIHPPVLAERGLGDAVRALALRLPLPTEVTVELDGRADAPVESAAYFAVSEVLTNAVKHSGADRIWVDIHHGDGMLRITVTDNGKGGAEAGAGSGLAGVERRLGTFDGVLAVGSPAGGPTMVTMEIPCALS
- a CDS encoding DUF1996 domain-containing protein, with protein sequence MGRNTRKRRTPLATKAIAASAALALGGGGLIWANFYASAHESNNYAQNQTKAAAAQVATISCPDVGQKLTNVPNAARNGVAAELANLDKQITEAYARLASTRQAQTNDASFVQNAIVSPLKSKRTATIDRIRIDIQRVGGQFNNSLSQLAACTTQTANQTNVGGQANTGQQQNGGQAQTGGQANTGGQANTGGQQQNGGQAQAGGGQAGNGPVAADFVDITKVAANVQGKPQNGGNASTGTFTTRCGVNANKNHNTDNVIVAPGVANGAHHLHDYVGNQKVNAFSDNNTFLQAPTSCQNQNDLSSYYWPVVRVQDGTQDFDQNADGGGKEGNVGKILTPVQAQIKYVGNPSSKVVAMPQFLRIITGDAKTTTNGLANANAHWSCTGFENKVQLTEQYPICPQGSKVVRTFAFQSCWDGQNIDSANHRTHVAFADPASGVCGNGFKAIPQLTMRLVYNITPPTVENGQVKNAYAVDGFPEQLHKPATDHDDFISVTKNNLANKIANCINNGQRCG